A genomic stretch from Terriglobus sp. RCC_193 includes:
- a CDS encoding glycosyltransferase family 4 protein — MNDRIRLAYVVSHPIQYQAELLRRIAAEPGIDLHVFYCSDFSLRSYNDAGFGVPVAWDVSLTDGYRFTVLPRWRDTHTPSPTRPIARGFFRAFLQGVDGKPFDALWVHGYSTVNALHALLAAKALGIPVLLRTDSWLGERPRTANKLRLKRLFFDALRHFVNGILAVGQRNATYWKHYLGEQFPVFLMPYAVDNAYFSQRTIQAAPLRSEMQKELGLDPGRPVILYASKLIRRKNADQLLEAFLQLRDRTTQRPYLLIVGDGELREMLEQRTAASGATEDVRFTGFRNQSELPRFFDLSSVFVLPARHEAYGLIVNEAMAAGLAVVVSDDVGCADDLVFNGENGYVYPVGNVDALRDALEKSLRSGEAARMGQRSREIISGWSYTEDLIALKQALRSVTGKAIGSGLN, encoded by the coding sequence ATGAATGACCGGATCCGTCTGGCCTATGTAGTCAGTCATCCTATCCAATACCAGGCTGAGCTGTTGCGTCGCATCGCAGCAGAACCAGGGATCGATCTGCATGTTTTTTACTGCTCCGACTTTTCTCTACGCAGCTACAACGATGCAGGCTTCGGCGTACCTGTGGCATGGGATGTGTCGCTCACTGACGGCTATCGGTTCACCGTACTTCCCCGCTGGCGCGATACACACACACCCTCACCCACCCGCCCCATTGCAAGAGGATTCTTCCGCGCTTTTCTTCAAGGCGTCGACGGCAAGCCGTTCGACGCGTTGTGGGTACACGGATACTCCACCGTGAACGCGTTGCACGCGCTGTTAGCCGCAAAGGCGCTCGGCATCCCTGTTTTATTACGCACAGACTCATGGCTGGGAGAGAGGCCGCGAACAGCGAACAAGCTGCGCCTGAAACGGCTGTTCTTCGATGCACTCCGCCATTTCGTGAACGGCATTCTTGCAGTCGGACAACGAAATGCCACCTATTGGAAACACTATTTAGGGGAACAGTTTCCTGTGTTTCTGATGCCCTACGCTGTCGACAATGCCTACTTCTCTCAGAGGACAATTCAGGCGGCTCCGCTTCGATCAGAGATGCAGAAAGAATTGGGTCTCGATCCTGGAAGACCGGTCATTCTTTATGCCTCGAAACTCATCCGTCGCAAGAATGCGGATCAGTTACTGGAAGCCTTTCTACAACTGAGAGACCGTACGACTCAGCGACCGTATCTGCTCATTGTTGGCGATGGTGAACTGCGCGAAATGCTGGAGCAGCGAACAGCCGCATCGGGTGCAACCGAGGATGTTCGGTTCACAGGCTTCCGCAACCAGAGTGAACTACCTCGCTTCTTTGATCTCAGCAGCGTCTTTGTTCTTCCCGCGCGCCACGAAGCCTATGGTTTGATTGTCAATGAAGCCATGGCCGCAGGATTGGCTGTCGTGGTCAGCGACGATGTCGGTTGCGCGGATGATCTGGTTTTCAACGGCGAAAATGGTTACGTATATCCCGTTGGCAATGTGGACGCACTTCGCGATGCACTCGAAAAAAGTCTGCGCTCCGGCGAAGCAGCGCGTATGGGTCAACGCAGTCGAGAAATCATCTCCGGCTGGAGTTACACCGAAGACCTCATCGCGCTGAAACAGGCATTGCGCAGTGTTACAGGAAAAGCTATCGGGAGCGGGCTCAATTAA
- a CDS encoding polysaccharide biosynthesis/export family protein produces MKRLFDFIILASLLLGGTAWCHAQYTGIAPTSSPGLNVHHPLTTDQAILFPSQQNLTVLPNDVVTISIFNVTPTFTDTERVSLDGTIHLPLAGVIHVGGLTITSAEQKIARVLEDKELFRDAQVNLVITDMPDHVVTLVGALDKTFPIVGQRRLLDVLSAAGGLPETASTIIKIDRPGLTDPIYVDLGNDPSTSVAANVPIFAGDIITTGNVGAFYIVGAVAIPGAHVLSGARPVTALMAVATAGGATEVAKRNDASLVRTIGNTRSVIPLPLKDIQEGKIPDPVLQADDIILVPTSALRSIFRYSNAAALVSLAVSMAAILR; encoded by the coding sequence ATGAAGCGACTTTTTGACTTCATTATCCTTGCATCTCTTTTGTTAGGCGGAACAGCATGGTGCCATGCGCAATATACCGGCATCGCACCCACATCTTCGCCCGGGCTGAACGTCCATCATCCCCTGACCACGGATCAGGCCATCCTGTTTCCCTCGCAACAGAACCTGACCGTGTTGCCCAACGATGTCGTAACAATCTCCATCTTTAATGTCACCCCTACGTTTACAGATACGGAACGGGTATCGTTGGATGGCACCATTCATCTCCCCCTGGCGGGAGTCATACACGTGGGTGGCCTCACCATCACCTCTGCGGAACAGAAGATCGCACGCGTTCTGGAAGATAAGGAACTCTTTCGCGATGCGCAGGTGAATCTTGTGATTACGGATATGCCCGACCATGTCGTTACGCTGGTGGGCGCACTCGACAAGACATTCCCGATCGTGGGTCAGCGTCGTCTGTTGGATGTTCTTTCCGCTGCAGGCGGCCTGCCTGAGACTGCAAGCACCATCATCAAAATAGATCGGCCCGGATTGACCGACCCCATCTATGTGGACCTTGGCAACGATCCCTCAACCAGCGTTGCTGCCAACGTTCCTATCTTTGCAGGCGACATCATCACCACGGGGAACGTCGGCGCGTTTTATATCGTGGGCGCTGTCGCAATTCCCGGAGCACATGTTCTTTCTGGAGCCCGGCCCGTTACAGCATTGATGGCTGTCGCCACCGCAGGAGGCGCTACAGAAGTTGCCAAGCGGAATGATGCAAGTCTTGTTCGCACGATAGGCAATACCCGATCTGTGATTCCTCTTCCTTTGAAAGACATACAGGAAGGGAAAATCCCAGATCCGGTTTTGCAGGCGGATGACATCATTCTGGTTCCAACAAGCGCTCTCAGAAGCATCTTCCGCTATAGCAATGCAGCGGCTCTCGTCAGCCTGGCTGTTTCCATGGCTGCCATTCTGCGATAA
- a CDS encoding GumC family protein, with translation MPPLTNQPSESGIPEPNAGFNSTSAESALSEALNVLRKRKWVLIIAAVLGITYALYQAATQPIIYTASGRIQVRSSSAQSALGLGMANGMGTLQTEDLETEVLILSSESLMLTVAQEMNLANNPDFMDPGPYRNINDPAIRAVVVGKMSGAFQVATIPRTQMIRITVTARKAQLAADLVNHLINAYQQRSFESRFASTQRVSQWLQGQLDDLKQQVEASQEQLMDLQKRIGVLGLGADASKPVTTQVSAAIEALSSAAIAAKVQRILAESRYRVLSTSDPDLMESNLQAAGGGGTQSGLPRLRDDAAQTKAQIAQSGVTLGPKNPQILALQAHLREVDREIKAEETRLVTEAKQALVAAQANEAQTEAALEDQKNQSYHLRDDLVEYTLRQRDYETNRTLYEELLAKLRSASVQAGLDALEIDVVDPAFKPVGPTITPRSSILGRDLIMSLILGVMLAFALESLDTGIRSVAEVEQITQLPSLSIIPRVRRLPSDGSGSMSVAQTNIGVLATSKSQFSEAFRSLRTALLLATTGHPPKFILISSSTPTEGKTTVATNLAAILAQRETRVLLIDADLRRPNVHHRFGLNGRIGLSTVLSGGATLEEAVKNVPEVPNLDVLCSGPVPPFPTEMLSSESMHELLVRCAELYTHIVIDSPPILSVTDGVILARHADAIVLVVRHGKSSRNAVRRSRDLLIRSGAAVTGVVLNSVDINAPEYHGYYGYSGYSYSNIDSESWESQGRNAERNDKGGQA, from the coding sequence ATGCCGCCCCTGACGAATCAGCCATCCGAGAGCGGAATACCGGAACCAAACGCCGGTTTCAACTCTACCTCCGCTGAAAGCGCACTTTCTGAAGCTTTGAATGTGCTGCGCAAACGCAAATGGGTTCTCATTATTGCGGCTGTACTGGGCATTACGTATGCCCTCTACCAGGCCGCAACGCAACCCATCATCTACACCGCCAGTGGCAGGATCCAGGTGCGCAGTTCCAGCGCGCAATCGGCTCTGGGCCTGGGTATGGCAAACGGCATGGGAACGCTACAGACGGAAGATCTGGAAACAGAAGTTCTGATTCTCAGCAGCGAATCCCTGATGCTGACGGTCGCACAGGAGATGAACCTGGCGAACAATCCGGACTTCATGGACCCTGGCCCATACCGCAACATCAATGATCCCGCGATACGCGCCGTTGTGGTGGGAAAGATGAGCGGTGCCTTCCAGGTGGCGACTATCCCACGCACACAGATGATCCGCATCACTGTGACCGCCAGAAAAGCACAGCTCGCTGCCGATCTGGTCAACCATCTCATCAATGCGTATCAGCAGCGTTCTTTTGAAAGCCGCTTCGCTTCGACACAGCGTGTCTCCCAGTGGCTGCAGGGACAGCTGGACGACCTGAAACAGCAGGTAGAAGCATCGCAGGAACAGTTGATGGATCTCCAGAAACGTATTGGTGTTCTGGGACTTGGCGCGGATGCGAGCAAACCCGTCACCACACAAGTATCGGCCGCAATCGAGGCTCTTAGCAGTGCGGCCATCGCTGCCAAGGTGCAACGTATCCTTGCAGAATCCCGTTACCGGGTCCTCTCGACTTCCGACCCCGACCTGATGGAAAGCAACCTGCAGGCAGCTGGCGGCGGGGGAACGCAATCCGGATTACCCCGATTAAGGGATGACGCCGCACAAACCAAAGCGCAGATTGCCCAATCCGGCGTCACACTGGGGCCTAAAAATCCACAGATTCTCGCTCTGCAGGCGCACTTGCGTGAAGTAGACCGCGAAATCAAGGCGGAAGAGACACGTCTGGTCACCGAGGCGAAACAGGCGCTCGTCGCGGCGCAGGCGAATGAAGCGCAAACAGAAGCGGCGCTGGAAGACCAGAAAAATCAGTCGTACCATCTTCGCGATGACCTCGTGGAATACACGCTGCGTCAGCGTGACTACGAGACCAACCGCACGCTCTATGAGGAACTCCTTGCCAAACTGCGGAGCGCAAGCGTGCAGGCTGGCCTGGATGCCCTGGAGATTGACGTTGTCGATCCGGCCTTTAAACCGGTCGGTCCCACCATCACGCCACGCTCCAGCATCCTGGGCAGAGACCTCATCATGAGCCTGATCCTTGGGGTGATGCTCGCCTTCGCACTGGAGAGCCTCGACACCGGTATCCGGAGCGTTGCAGAGGTGGAACAGATTACGCAGCTTCCATCGCTCAGCATTATTCCCCGCGTGCGCCGGCTGCCCTCCGATGGCTCTGGTTCCATGAGCGTGGCCCAGACCAATATCGGGGTACTGGCCACATCCAAATCCCAGTTCTCTGAGGCATTCCGCTCACTTCGAACGGCGCTGCTACTGGCAACAACGGGCCACCCACCCAAATTCATCCTTATCTCCAGTTCAACGCCCACTGAAGGCAAAACTACGGTTGCAACCAATCTGGCCGCAATTCTGGCCCAGCGGGAAACCCGCGTTTTGTTGATCGACGCAGACCTTCGACGCCCCAACGTACATCATCGTTTTGGTTTGAACGGACGCATTGGTCTCTCCACGGTGCTGTCCGGCGGTGCGACGCTGGAAGAGGCGGTGAAAAACGTTCCCGAGGTTCCGAATCTGGATGTGCTGTGCAGCGGCCCAGTACCTCCCTTCCCCACGGAAATGCTTTCTTCCGAAAGCATGCATGAACTTTTAGTAAGGTGCGCGGAGTTGTATACCCATATCGTGATCGATTCCCCCCCGATTCTTTCCGTAACCGACGGTGTCATCCTGGCACGTCATGCAGATGCCATTGTCCTGGTCGTGCGCCACGGCAAGAGCAGCCGCAACGCCGTACGACGCTCGCGTGACCTTCTGATTCGGTCCGGTGCAGCCGTTACAGGCGTTGTATTGAATTCCGTAGACATCAATGCACCGGAATACCACGGCTACTACGGGTATTCGGGATACAGCTACTCCAACATCGATTCGGAATCGTGGGAATCACAGGGACGCAATGCCGAACGCAACGATAAGGGAGGCCAAGCATGA
- a CDS encoding UDP-glucose/GDP-mannose dehydrogenase family protein, translated as MGKTVDIAVVGSGYVGLVAAVCFAEMGHHVICVDNDPAKVKALQGGDSLIHEEYLPELLNRYRNNRVEFTTDLGAATEKAAAIFIAVGTPQSETGDADLSYVEAVACEIARHLKTYKVIVEKSTVPVYTNEWIRRAIERNGVDRSLFDVCSNPEFLREGTAVSDFLHPDRIVVGADSERAARLLQEIYAPLTSGEYYTREAIIPGDFTADAPPPLLLTSTKSAEIIKHASNAFLALKISFINAVSSLCEATDANVQQVSQGMGLDTRIGPRFLHPGIGYGGSCFPKDVAAFRSVAEQMGVDFSLLTEVERINANQKKRFLAKVRAALWTLRGKKLAVLGLAFKGDTDDIRDSPAIEMVKMLLAEGCSITAYDPAAMERTRAVLPESDKMHYADGTYAAAEDADALLILTDWREFGRLDLEKLRTALRYSIMIDGRNMYDPATVADAGISYYSVGRPATHPVREMVKA; from the coding sequence ATGGGAAAGACTGTAGATATTGCAGTGGTTGGTTCCGGTTACGTTGGCCTTGTTGCCGCCGTTTGTTTCGCTGAAATGGGGCATCATGTGATTTGCGTGGATAACGATCCCGCGAAGGTAAAGGCTCTGCAAGGCGGCGATAGCCTCATTCATGAGGAGTATCTTCCAGAGTTACTGAATCGCTATCGCAACAATCGTGTGGAGTTCACCACGGACCTGGGCGCAGCTACGGAGAAGGCTGCCGCGATTTTTATTGCTGTGGGAACACCCCAGTCAGAGACGGGGGATGCCGATCTTTCCTATGTGGAAGCAGTGGCTTGCGAAATTGCGCGCCATTTGAAGACGTATAAGGTGATCGTGGAAAAGAGCACCGTACCGGTCTATACCAATGAATGGATTCGCCGCGCGATTGAGCGCAACGGTGTGGATCGCAGCCTGTTCGATGTTTGCTCCAACCCTGAATTTCTGCGGGAAGGGACCGCGGTGTCAGACTTTTTGCACCCCGACCGCATTGTGGTGGGAGCGGACTCGGAGAGGGCTGCGCGGCTGCTGCAGGAAATCTATGCACCGCTGACCTCTGGTGAGTACTACACGCGGGAAGCCATTATTCCTGGCGATTTCACCGCGGATGCACCGCCGCCGCTGCTACTCACCTCGACGAAGAGTGCGGAGATCATCAAGCACGCGTCGAACGCCTTTTTGGCACTGAAAATTTCGTTTATCAATGCTGTTTCCAGCCTGTGTGAAGCTACCGATGCGAACGTGCAGCAGGTGTCGCAGGGCATGGGGCTGGACACGCGTATCGGGCCGCGCTTCCTGCATCCTGGTATCGGTTATGGCGGCTCCTGCTTCCCGAAGGACGTGGCCGCGTTCCGTTCTGTTGCAGAGCAGATGGGCGTGGACTTCTCGCTGCTGACGGAAGTCGAGCGTATCAACGCAAACCAGAAGAAGCGTTTCCTCGCAAAGGTGCGCGCGGCACTTTGGACGCTTCGCGGCAAGAAACTTGCCGTGCTGGGTCTGGCGTTCAAGGGCGATACGGATGACATCCGAGACAGCCCCGCTATTGAGATGGTGAAGATGCTGCTGGCGGAAGGATGCTCGATCACTGCGTATGATCCGGCTGCGATGGAGCGTACGCGCGCTGTGCTTCCTGAATCAGACAAGATGCACTATGCCGACGGTACGTATGCGGCGGCGGAAGATGCTGATGCACTGCTGATTCTTACGGATTGGCGAGAGTTTGGCCGCCTTGACCTGGAGAAGTTGCGTACTGCGCTGCGTTATTCCATCATGATTGATGGTCGCAATATGTACGATCCGGCCACGGTCGCGGATGCAGGCATCAGCTATTACAGCGTAGGGCGCCCAGCGACGCATCCAGTCCGCGAAATGGTGAAGGCGTAA
- a CDS encoding UDP-glucuronic acid decarboxylase family protein, protein MGEWKRVLITGAAGFLGSHLTDVVLAEGAEVIGVDNLCTGAMENLAHLKSNSKFSFKQHDICKPFDFGEVDFVFNFASPASPVDYMKLGPETLRVGSDGTVNALEVAKKYGAGFLHASTSECYGDPEQHPQKETYWGHVNPVGPRSVYDEAKRFSEATVMAYHNYHKVRTSMVRIFNTYGPRLQPNDGRVISNLMMQALQGQDLTIYGDGLQTRSFCFQSDLIRGIVALAKSGEPLPTNIGNPEEWTILDCAKTVLEVTGSSSQIVYRPMPQDDPKQRKPDITKARTLLGWEPKVNLRDGLQLSMDYFKERVAATV, encoded by the coding sequence ATGGGGGAGTGGAAGCGCGTTCTGATTACAGGCGCGGCGGGTTTTCTTGGGTCTCATCTAACAGATGTCGTATTGGCGGAAGGCGCCGAAGTTATTGGCGTCGATAATCTCTGCACAGGCGCGATGGAGAACCTGGCCCATCTGAAGTCGAATTCGAAGTTCTCGTTTAAGCAGCACGATATCTGTAAGCCGTTCGATTTTGGCGAAGTGGATTTTGTGTTCAACTTTGCATCTCCTGCCAGCCCCGTGGACTACATGAAGCTGGGGCCGGAGACGCTTCGGGTTGGCTCGGATGGCACGGTGAATGCCTTGGAAGTGGCGAAGAAGTACGGTGCCGGATTTCTGCACGCATCTACTTCGGAATGTTACGGCGATCCGGAACAGCATCCGCAGAAAGAGACCTATTGGGGGCATGTGAATCCGGTCGGTCCGCGCTCCGTATACGACGAAGCGAAGCGATTCTCTGAGGCCACCGTCATGGCCTATCACAACTACCATAAGGTGCGGACCAGCATGGTACGCATCTTCAATACGTATGGTCCGCGTCTGCAGCCGAATGATGGCCGAGTGATCAGCAACCTGATGATGCAGGCGCTCCAGGGGCAGGACCTGACGATCTATGGCGACGGGTTACAGACGCGTTCGTTCTGCTTCCAGTCTGACCTGATTCGCGGCATTGTGGCGTTGGCAAAAAGCGGAGAGCCGCTGCCGACGAACATTGGCAACCCTGAGGAGTGGACCATTCTGGATTGCGCGAAGACTGTGCTGGAAGTGACCGGCTCCAGTAGCCAGATCGTCTACCGGCCTATGCCGCAGGACGATCCGAAGCAGCGCAAGCCCGACATTACGAAGGCGCGGACGCTGCTGGGTTGGGAGCCGAAGGTGAATCTACGCGATGGGCTGCAGCTTTCCATGGATTATTTCAAGGAGCGGGTAGCGGCGACCGTGTAG
- a CDS encoding capsule assembly Wzi family protein: MATAAVLGATLLPFHSFAQQQSPPPDAPAVQTPKPSPVDPLSVPSYPPANPVQTSAPPPAAPLPRPYTEADKPVVEAEPTKEHPNVARNAFSPAPIPAQFDDYWLGSPYIDMDSWVYPALLRLYSRGYIDSAFLSLRPWTRRSVLHMLEKSEGAIRDEGDTESEEILDKILYELRDEPSANGLTKRGLITGVSSAYVSMRGVGGTVLRDSWHLGQTFINDYGRPYSSGFNTYDGGSVITELGPFSLRVRGEYQHAPGYEGYSYALASALSNLDGISYNNPSQDYFGGTNRPQDTIPEGPVPAVNRFHLIEATFAAHVFNHEVSIGKSDAWLGPALGGAMQWSNNADNIYAFRINRVEPLHIPLVSRLLGDTRYDFFVGSLKGHTYPNSPWAHSEKIDFAPTKNFQFGFQRTIIWGGKKHGPITLHTFLKGFFDFNDTTVQEKYSRDDPGARFSSVTFSYRLPFVRKLATLYVDSTTHDDVFPISAPRRAGWLSGLYLTRLPYAPKLDLRVEGVYTDFVTSRSTGGQGNYYETIQRQGMTNSGVIFGHWIGREAKGGQAWLTYHLSGNEWVSLQYLHKKNGNDFPAGGTTQNSFRVDLVKRLTRDVELNAWFQEERWKAPIWKAGQQGSTTAAFTVTWYPSLKTPQ, from the coding sequence ATGGCAACCGCTGCTGTTCTTGGGGCCACCTTGTTGCCCTTCCACTCATTCGCCCAGCAACAATCCCCTCCCCCGGACGCACCGGCGGTACAAACCCCGAAGCCATCGCCAGTCGATCCATTGTCTGTGCCGAGCTATCCCCCCGCCAATCCGGTCCAGACATCTGCACCTCCACCCGCAGCTCCCCTGCCTCGCCCCTATACGGAGGCCGATAAGCCCGTCGTAGAAGCTGAACCCACCAAAGAACACCCAAATGTGGCCCGCAATGCCTTCAGTCCGGCCCCGATCCCTGCTCAATTCGACGATTATTGGCTTGGATCCCCATACATCGACATGGATAGCTGGGTTTACCCCGCGCTCCTGCGCCTGTATTCACGCGGCTATATTGATTCCGCGTTCCTCAGTCTGCGTCCATGGACCCGCCGCAGCGTCCTGCACATGTTGGAGAAAAGCGAAGGCGCCATCCGCGATGAAGGAGATACCGAATCCGAAGAGATTCTGGACAAAATTCTCTATGAACTGCGCGACGAACCATCGGCAAACGGCCTGACGAAACGTGGGCTCATAACCGGCGTTTCCTCTGCTTACGTCAGTATGCGGGGCGTGGGCGGCACCGTTCTGCGCGATAGCTGGCACCTGGGCCAGACCTTCATCAACGACTATGGCCGCCCCTACTCCAGCGGCTTCAACACCTATGACGGCGGCTCAGTTATCACCGAACTGGGGCCGTTTTCCCTGCGCGTTCGTGGCGAATACCAGCACGCGCCCGGATACGAAGGTTACAGCTATGCGCTGGCCAGTGCCCTCTCCAATCTGGATGGCATTTCCTACAACAATCCTTCGCAGGATTACTTCGGTGGAACCAATCGTCCCCAGGACACCATTCCCGAAGGGCCTGTGCCCGCGGTCAACCGCTTCCATCTGATCGAAGCGACGTTTGCAGCCCATGTCTTCAATCATGAAGTCTCCATCGGCAAGAGCGATGCCTGGCTTGGACCTGCTCTGGGTGGTGCCATGCAATGGTCCAACAACGCGGACAACATTTACGCCTTCCGTATCAATCGCGTGGAACCACTCCACATTCCTCTGGTCAGCAGGCTATTGGGAGATACGCGCTATGACTTTTTTGTGGGTAGCCTGAAGGGACACACTTACCCCAACTCCCCGTGGGCTCATTCGGAAAAAATTGATTTCGCACCAACGAAAAATTTTCAATTCGGCTTTCAACGAACGATCATCTGGGGCGGCAAGAAACACGGTCCCATCACGCTGCATACCTTCCTGAAGGGTTTCTTTGATTTCAACGACACAACGGTCCAGGAAAAGTATTCGCGCGACGATCCGGGCGCACGCTTTTCTTCCGTCACCTTCAGTTATCGCCTGCCGTTCGTGCGAAAGTTGGCGACACTGTACGTCGACTCCACAACCCATGATGATGTGTTTCCTATCAGTGCTCCGCGGCGCGCCGGGTGGCTCTCGGGCCTTTACCTCACGCGTCTTCCCTACGCACCCAAGCTCGATTTGCGCGTAGAGGGTGTGTACACCGACTTCGTCACCAGCAGGTCCACCGGAGGCCAGGGAAACTACTATGAAACCATTCAGCGGCAGGGCATGACGAACAGCGGAGTGATCTTCGGCCACTGGATCGGCCGCGAAGCCAAAGGCGGCCAGGCATGGCTTACCTATCACCTGAGCGGGAATGAATGGGTCTCACTACAGTACCTCCACAAGAAAAACGGCAATGACTTTCCTGCGGGTGGCACCACGCAGAACAGCTTCCGCGTCGATCTGGTAAAGCGTCTTACACGCGATGTGGAACTGAATGCCTGGTTTCAGGAAGAGCGATGGAAAGCTCCCATCTGGAAAGCAGGGCAACAGGGTTCCACCACAGCAGCCTTCACAGTAACGTGGTACCCCAGCCTGAAGACACCGCAGTAA
- the xseB gene encoding exodeoxyribonuclease VII small subunit — MATFEEQLKSLESVVERLEKGDLSLEESLALFEQGVALSESCKKELDAAEGRVQVLLQRGRKMEAEDLALSEDE, encoded by the coding sequence ATGGCAACCTTTGAAGAGCAGCTGAAATCGCTGGAAAGCGTCGTGGAACGACTGGAAAAGGGCGACCTGTCCCTGGAAGAATCTCTCGCGCTCTTTGAACAGGGCGTCGCTCTGTCAGAATCCTGCAAGAAGGAACTGGATGCGGCGGAAGGCCGTGTCCAGGTCCTACTGCAACGTGGTCGCAAGATGGAAGCGGAAGATCTCGCGCTGAGCGAAGACGAGTAA
- a CDS encoding bifunctional homocysteine S-methyltransferase/methylenetetrahydrofolate reductase: protein MSEVSPPTTDRIFGSHPILCDGAMGTMLYARGIFINRCFDELNLSEPKLVRDIHEEYLLAGAELLETNTFGANAIRLKRFGLEDKVAEINAAGVKLALEAANAIREKHAHHAYIAGALGPLGLPEPERDASIMTAAYREQVQALVDAGVDLLVVETMTSMAEAKAAIDAIHQVSTDLPIIAMVTVTDAGNVSDGTSPEEAAQRLAEWGANAIGCNCSDGPQLVLDTIERMRRVTSLPLAAMPNAGVPSCVDGRSIYLSSPEYLASFARKAMRLGATIIGGCCGTTPQHIRAMRSSVKAIQSQAQGIAQVGDKPTAALIAPAPLAERSQLGRRIATGEFITMVEIVPPKGFDSTRELEGARMLKRLGVHAINVPDSPRASTRMSASSLCLQIEQKVGIETIIHFTCRDRNLLGIQSDLLGAASLGMKNILCLTGDPPKMGNYPDATGVFDVDAVGLTRVLRDMNHGLDIGGQSIGASTGFVLACAANPGVPDLDLEVRRFAAKVEAGAEFAITQPVFDLKLLETFLKRIEGFRIPVVAGIWPLTSVKNAEFMKNDLKVRMPEQILHRMAAHAGTPEQSRAEGVRIAQEMLAEAQPMVQGVQVSAPFARYTAAAEVLEALLVPITAE, encoded by the coding sequence ATGTCTGAAGTTTCTCCGCCCACCACCGACCGTATTTTCGGCTCCCACCCCATCCTTTGCGATGGCGCCATGGGGACGATGCTGTATGCGCGTGGCATCTTTATCAATCGCTGCTTCGACGAATTAAACCTCAGCGAGCCGAAGCTGGTCCGCGATATTCATGAGGAATATCTGCTTGCAGGCGCGGAACTTCTGGAGACCAACACCTTTGGTGCGAATGCCATTCGCTTGAAGCGTTTCGGCCTGGAAGATAAAGTGGCAGAGATCAATGCCGCCGGGGTGAAACTCGCCCTCGAAGCCGCAAATGCTATCCGCGAAAAGCACGCACACCATGCCTATATTGCTGGCGCACTCGGCCCACTTGGCCTGCCAGAACCGGAACGCGATGCATCCATCATGACCGCCGCCTATCGCGAACAGGTTCAGGCACTTGTCGATGCGGGCGTGGACCTGCTCGTGGTGGAGACGATGACCTCTATGGCGGAAGCAAAAGCCGCCATCGACGCTATTCATCAGGTGAGCACCGATCTGCCAATCATCGCCATGGTCACCGTGACCGATGCGGGGAATGTCTCGGACGGCACGTCACCGGAAGAGGCGGCGCAACGACTGGCTGAGTGGGGCGCAAATGCCATCGGATGCAATTGCAGCGACGGCCCGCAGCTTGTGCTGGACACCATCGAACGCATGCGTCGGGTGACTTCGCTGCCCCTCGCCGCCATGCCTAATGCAGGTGTTCCCAGTTGCGTGGACGGCCGCAGCATCTATCTCTCCTCGCCGGAGTATCTCGCCAGCTTTGCCCGCAAGGCCATGCGTCTGGGTGCAACGATTATTGGTGGCTGCTGTGGCACCACGCCGCAGCACATTCGCGCCATGCGTTCCAGCGTGAAGGCGATCCAGTCGCAGGCGCAAGGTATAGCGCAGGTAGGAGATAAACCCACCGCCGCGCTGATCGCCCCCGCACCGTTGGCAGAGCGTTCACAGCTTGGCCGTCGCATCGCCACCGGCGAATTCATCACCATGGTGGAAATCGTCCCGCCCAAAGGCTTTGATTCCACGCGGGAACTCGAAGGCGCACGTATGCTGAAGCGGCTCGGCGTGCACGCCATCAACGTGCCGGATTCGCCGCGTGCCAGCACACGCATGAGCGCCAGCAGCCTGTGCCTTCAGATCGAGCAGAAGGTCGGCATTGAAACCATCATTCACTTCACCTGCCGCGACCGCAATCTCCTCGGCATCCAGAGCGATCTCCTGGGCGCGGCATCGCTCGGCATGAAGAACATCCTCTGCCTGACAGGCGATCCGCCGAAGATGGGCAATTATCCCGATGCAACCGGCGTCTTTGATGTTGATGCGGTCGGCCTGACTCGCGTTCTGCGCGACATGAATCATGGCCTGGACATTGGTGGCCAGAGCATCGGCGCCAGCACCGGGTTTGTACTGGCCTGCGCGGCGAATCCCGGCGTGCCCGATCTGGACCTCGAAGTCCGTCGCTTTGCAGCCAAGGTGGAAGCAGGAGCTGAGTTCGCCATCACGCAGCCGGTCTTCGATCTGAAATTACTGGAGACATTCCTGAAACGCATCGAAGGCTTCCGCATCCCTGTCGTCGCGGGCATCTGGCCGCTGACCAGCGTAAAGAATGCGGAGTTCATGAAGAACGACCTGAAAGTGCGTATGCCGGAGCAGATTCTGCATCGCATGGCCGCTCATGCCGGAACACCGGAGCAGTCGCGTGCAGAAGGCGTCCGCATTGCGCAGGAAATGCTGGCCGAGGCACAGCCCATGGTGCAGGGCGTTCAGGTAAGTGCTCCCTTCGCCCGCTATACCGCAGCAGCAGAAGTGCTGGAAGCTCTGCTGGTACCGATCACAGCGGAGTAG